From Fusobacterium sp. DD2, the proteins below share one genomic window:
- a CDS encoding methyltransferase domain-containing protein, producing the protein MNFQNKFYIYNQYADVQREVAKELISFMDENSKDKKIESVFEIGCGTGIFTRCFLEKYSPSSLILNDYFDTREYFQNISYNSFYQGNIEEKDIPTADIIVSSSALQWIGDLEKVISRIAKTGAIFSFSIFTYGNLQEIKNHFDISLNYHKIEKIYEILRKYFKNIAYKSQTIKKKFDTPLDALRHLKNTGVTGFKKTTVGKIRAFKEDTLTYEIGYFYCSR; encoded by the coding sequence ATGAACTTTCAAAATAAATTTTATATTTATAATCAGTATGCAGATGTGCAACGAGAGGTTGCAAAAGAGCTTATTTCTTTTATGGATGAAAATTCTAAAGATAAAAAAATTGAATCAGTATTTGAAATTGGCTGTGGAACTGGGATATTTACAAGATGTTTTTTAGAAAAATACTCTCCCTCATCACTTATACTAAATGACTATTTCGATACAAGAGAGTATTTTCAAAATATAAGTTATAACAGTTTCTATCAGGGAAATATTGAAGAAAAGGATATTCCAACTGCAGATATTATTGTTTCAAGTTCTGCCCTTCAATGGATAGGGGACCTTGAAAAGGTAATATCAAGAATTGCTAAAACGGGAGCTATTTTCTCCTTTTCAATATTTACATATGGTAATCTTCAGGAGATAAAAAATCATTTTGATATCTCTCTTAATTATCATAAAATAGAAAAGATATATGAGATTTTAAGAAAATACTTTAAAAATATTGCATATAAATCTCAGACTATTAAGAAAAAATTTGACACTCCACTTGATGCATTGAGACATCTTAAAAACACTGGAGTCACTGGATTTAAAAAAACAACTGTTGGAAAAATCCGTGCATTTAAAGAGGACACCCTTACATATGAGATTGGATATTTCTACTGTTCCAGATAG
- a CDS encoding pimeloyl-ACP methyl esterase BioG family protein, producing MGWSFGCWYLTKYLIDNSIKTDKAIAINGHSKTIGKYGIAPKMFNLTLDTLTYENLLKFYENMGIDREIFIPKRDFNSIKDELEIFGKNYKEMGNIFNFAFVGENDRIIPGKKQIRYWKENDISPYILQCEHYPFIQKDMFNTIIKRVQNELSK from the coding sequence ATTGGATGGTCTTTTGGATGCTGGTATCTTACTAAATATCTTATTGATAACAGTATCAAAACAGATAAAGCAATAGCTATAAATGGTCATTCTAAAACTATTGGAAAATATGGAATTGCTCCTAAGATGTTTAATCTTACTCTTGATACTTTAACATATGAAAATCTTTTGAAATTCTATGAAAATATGGGAATAGATAGAGAGATATTCATACCAAAAAGAGATTTTAACTCTATTAAAGATGAACTTGAAATATTCGGAAAAAACTACAAAGAGATGGGTAATATTTTTAATTTTGCTTTTGTCGGAGAAAATGATAGAATAATTCCAGGAAAAAAACAGATAAGATATTGGAAAGAAAATGATATTTCTCCATATATCCTTCAATGTGAGCACTATCCATTTATTCAAAAAGATATGTTTAACACTATAATAAAGAGGGTACAAAATGAACTTTCAAAATAA
- a CDS encoding aminotransferase class I/II-fold pyridoxal phosphate-dependent enzyme yields the protein MKIEDIKKELNKLETLNNFRKLATPDENLINLSSNDYLGLGENKKLKEKFFRKFSPKLAASSSRLITGSSKEVMELEKKAQEIYGNPCIMFNSGFDANSSIIETFFNKNSLIITDRLNHASIYDGIVNSQAKFLRYKHLDFKNLEDLLEKYSSEYDDILVVTETVYSMDGDIADIERIVKMKKRYNFQLMVDEAHSYGVFGYGIAHNLGIVKDIDFLVIPLGKGGASVGSMVICDQLHKDFIINKSRKFIFSTALPPINHLWNLFILENMNNFDKERVELEMLKNYTLRLLKENGIETSSTTQIISIIVGDNKKLATISQNLKEKGFLLYGVKEPTVPKGTARFRIGLNPGIKKTDIERFVKELKNELDTLL from the coding sequence ATGAAAATAGAGGATATAAAAAAAGAACTTAATAAATTAGAAACTTTGAACAATTTTAGAAAACTCGCTACACCTGATGAAAACCTTATCAATCTTTCTTCAAATGACTATCTTGGACTTGGAGAAAATAAAAAATTAAAAGAGAAATTCTTTAGAAAATTTTCTCCTAAATTAGCTGCCAGCTCTTCAAGACTTATTACAGGGTCTTCTAAAGAGGTAATGGAACTGGAGAAAAAAGCCCAGGAAATATATGGTAATCCCTGTATTATGTTTAACTCTGGATTTGATGCTAACTCGTCTATTATAGAGACTTTTTTTAATAAAAATTCTCTTATTATTACAGATAGATTAAATCACGCAAGTATCTATGATGGAATAGTTAATTCTCAGGCTAAGTTTTTAAGATATAAGCATCTGGATTTTAAAAACTTAGAAGATCTGCTTGAAAAATACAGCAGTGAATATGATGATATTTTAGTAGTTACTGAAACAGTCTACAGTATGGATGGAGATATAGCTGATATTGAGAGAATTGTTAAGATGAAAAAGAGATATAATTTCCAGCTTATGGTAGATGAAGCTCATTCATATGGAGTATTTGGATATGGAATTGCTCACAATCTTGGCATTGTAAAAGATATAGATTTTCTTGTAATTCCACTTGGAAAAGGTGGTGCTTCAGTTGGATCTATGGTAATATGTGACCAGCTTCACAAGGACTTTATTATAAATAAAAGCAGAAAATTTATATTTTCAACTGCACTTCCACCAATAAATCATCTATGGAATCTCTTTATACTTGAGAATATGAATAACTTTGATAAGGAAAGGGTAGAGCTTGAGATGCTAAAAAATTATACCTTAAGACTTCTTAAAGAAAATGGCATAGAAACATCTTCAACTACTCAGATTATCTCAATTATTGTAGGAGATAATAAAAAACTTGCAACAATTTCTCAAAATCTTAAAGAGAAAGGATTTCTTCTATATGGCGTAAAGGAACCAACTGTACCAAAGGGAACTGCAAGATTTAGAATAGGACTTAACCCTGGTATTAAAAAAACTGATATTGAAAGATTTGTTAAGGAGCTAAAAAATGAACTTGATACTCTTCTTTAA